In Acropora muricata isolate sample 2 unplaced genomic scaffold, ASM3666990v1 scaffold_747, whole genome shotgun sequence, a genomic segment contains:
- the LOC136907353 gene encoding uncharacterized protein, with protein sequence MVKSLKNAVVSPRLKEAASINISTQGQKHLGAALGSRSFLEEYVNGKVEDWIDQIVRLSEFAAFTFGLRHRWTYFLRTLPDVEDLLEPLERAISDVLIPEFTGQTCTEAERNLLALPVRLGGLGLINPVEIAAYEFNASTAITEPLVQQIVRQEHEIPDDDVIRSIQTNTRKAKEERLQTTQAEVKDALPSRTQRAVVLACEKSASSWLTVVPLKDMNYDLSKREFRDALRHRYHWPVPDTPSVCVCGCSFTLDHAMICQRGGLVIQRHNEIRDLQAELLDMVCYDVEIEPSLQVLTGEELNRGANTAPDARLDVHCQGFWERQRVAFFDIRVCHPNADSYKDLNPKQIYRLHENEKKRKYALRVIEVEQGTFTPLVFTATGGMADECLRYHARLAELISAKKHEDYATTISWIRAKVSFAILRSALLCLRGSRTRRRRINDIQDRDLEVENGLAGLS encoded by the exons ATGGTAAAATCTCTTAAGAACGCTGTTGTCTCTCCTCGCTTAAAAGAAGCCGCCAG TATTAACATCTCTACCCAAGGGCAGAAGCACCTTGGTGCTGCACTTGGTTCGAGGTCGTTTCTAGAGGAGTATGTGAATGGtaaagtagaagactggatcgACCAAATAGTGAGACTTTCCGAATTCGCTGCTTTTACGTTTGGGCTAAGGCATCGGTGGACGTATTTTTTACGAACACTCCCAGACGTCGAGGATCTATTGGAACCGCTTGAGCGTGCAATAAGTGACGTCTTAATCCCAGAGTTCACAGGGCAAACCTGCACGGAGGCAGAGCGTAACCTATTGGCATTGCCAGTTCGTTTGGGAGGACTCGGGCTTATCAATCCTGTTGAGATTGCTGCGTACGAGTTCAATGCATCAACTGCGATCACCGAACCTCTAGTTCAACAAATAGTACGTCAGGAGCATGAGATCCCtgatgatgacgtcataagATCTATTCAGACAAACACACGTAAGGCAAAGGAGGAGCGTCTTCAAACAACCCAAGCAGAAGTGAAAGACGCTCTCCCTTCAAGGACCCAAAGAGCAGTTGTCCTGGCCTGCGAAAAGAGCGCCTCAAGCTGGCTAACGGTTGTTCCCTTGAAGGACATGAATTATGACCTGAGTAAGCGTGAGTTCCGGGATGCATTGCGGCACCGATACCACTGGCCGGTTCCCGACACTCCTTCAGTGTGCGTGTGTGGATGCAGTTTCACGCTTGATCACGCTATGATATGTCAGCGTGGGGGACTCGTCATTCAGCGCCATAATGAGATCCGCGACTTACAAGCTGAACTGCTCGACATGGTGTGCTATGACGTCGAGATTGAACCTTCACTACAAGTATTAACTGGTGAAGAGCTAAACAGAGGTGCCAATACAGCTCCCGATGCGCGCTTGGATGTGCACTGCCAAGGTTTTTGGGAAAGGCAACGGGTTGCGTTCTTCGATATAAGGGTTTGTCACCCCAACGCAGACTCGTATAAAGACCTAAACCCCAAACAAATCTACCGCCTacacgaaaacgaaaaaaagcgCAAGTATGCTTTACGTGTGATCGAAGTTGAACAGGGAACTTTCACGCCGCTCGTCTTCACTGCGACCGGAGGTATGGCCGATGAATGCCTGCGCTACCATGCTCGTCTAGCAGAACTGATTTCAGCAAAGAAACACGAGGACTATGCCACCACAATCTCCTGGATTCGTGCCAAAGTCTCCTTTGCAATCTTACGCAGCGCACTATTATGTCTACGAGGATCTAGGACAAGACGGAGAAGGATAAACGATATCCAAGACAGGGACTTAGAAGTAGAaaatggactggctggactgagttaa